The nucleotide sequence GGCGTGGAACTCCTGGAGCGCCCAGTCGAGCTTGCCCTGGCGGTCCAGCTCCTTCTCCAGCGCGTCGCGCAGGTCCACGAGCAGCTCCACGTCGAGCGCGGCGTACCGCAGCCAGGGCTCGGGGAGCGGACGTGTGGACCAGTCCACGGCGGAGTGGCCCTTCTCCAGGGCGAAGCCGAGGACGTTCTCGACCATCGCCCCGAGGCCGACTCGTGGGAAGCCCGCCAGCCGGCCTGCCAGCTCGGTGTCGAACAGCCGGGTGGGCGTCATGCCTATTTCGCGCAGGCACGGCAGGTCCTGGGTGGCCGCGTGCAGGATCCACTCGGTGTCGGCGAGTACGTCGCCGAGCGCGGAGAGGTCGGGGCAGCCGATGGGGTCGATCAGCGCGGTGCCGGCGCCCGCGCGGCGCAGCTGGACGAGGTAGGCGCGCTGCCCGTAGCGGTAGCCGGACGCGCGCTCCGCGTCGACGGCCAGCGGCCCCGTACCGGCGGCGAACGCGGCGATCACCTCCGCGAGTGCCTCGTCGGTCGCGACCACCGGCGGAATGCCTTCGCGGGGCTCCAACAAGGGGATCGGCGCCGAATCGACGTCGGCCGGAGGAGCGCCCCCGGTGGTTCGCAGTGCTGCGTCTGCTGCGGTCTCTTGGGCGTCGGTCACCTGTCAAGGGTATCTGTCGACGGACTACGCCCGCCGACGATGCGTTCTGTCGGCGGGCGCAGGGGGTGAGAA is from Streptomyces sp. NBC_00370 and encodes:
- a CDS encoding ribonuclease D gives rise to the protein MTDAQETAADAALRTTGGAPPADVDSAPIPLLEPREGIPPVVATDEALAEVIAAFAAGTGPLAVDAERASGYRYGQRAYLVQLRRAGAGTALIDPIGCPDLSALGDVLADTEWILHAATQDLPCLREIGMTPTRLFDTELAGRLAGFPRVGLGAMVENVLGFALEKGHSAVDWSTRPLPEPWLRYAALDVELLVDLRDALEKELDRQGKLDWALQEFHAIASAPPPPPRKDPWRRTSGMHKVRRRRQMAVLRELWNTRDQTAQRRDISPGKVLSDAAIVEASLALPVNVHALTALPGFGHRMGRRQLEQWQAAIDRARALPDAELPQPGQPLQGPPPPRSWADKDPEAAARLSAARAAVSALAEQLNMPQENLITPDTVRRVCWEPPSDPSVATVAEALTSHGARRWQVEQVAPLLSKALTPEA